A single genomic interval of Cucumis sativus cultivar 9930 chromosome 7, Cucumber_9930_V3, whole genome shotgun sequence harbors:
- the LOC105436236 gene encoding vegetative cell wall protein gp1, with amino-acid sequence MPHSLLLNALLAAALLFSAAAISPSPSPSPTPPASLSPPWRWAPITKPPTQPPTPSHETEPSTPPPSPTSVPPPAHHDEPPTAQPDSPSPSPTWIAEPPSEALSPSKAKSDGFKNSFSMVGSVAIGAMAAAALL; translated from the coding sequence ATGCCTCACTCTCTCCTTCTCAACGCCCTCTTAGCGGCAGCGCTGCTCTTCTCCGCCGCTGCCATATCCCCGTCCCCGTCCCCGTCGCCCACTCCTCCTGCCTCCCTTTCCCCTCCCTGGAGATGGGCTCCCATCACCAAGCCTCCTACCCAACCACCAACGCCGTCCCATGAAACCGAGCCCAGTACTCCACCGCCGTCGCCTACTTCAGTTCCGCCGCCGGCCCATCACGATGAGCCACCAACTGCACAACCAGATTCCCCTTCTCCGTCTCCGACGTGGATTGCCGAACCGCCTTCGGAAGCACTGTCGCCGTCGAAAGCAAAGAGTGATGGGTTTAAGAACAGCTTCTCGATGGTAGGATCGGTGGCTATTGGAGCAATGGCTGCTGCTGCTCTCCTTTGA
- the LOC105436091 gene encoding uncharacterized protein LOC105436091: MSSKFGHWRTLLLQLFRKTDDSSSTYRRRRVSEPLQASSSSSSSSVAMVPFGSTTYMSSLLRSYCCRPSWMRREKEESKDEDRPSISTFFFFVPPNWAKWIFGALLSLLVPNWNKLQRIEDEAEMVIEEAENVAEVVEKVAELTEKVSTKICEKLPEKSKLKEAAEVVESYSKEIAHDAHLTQDILHKVEEWKLKVDKSKIDTNEPNKEEIRQIRANK, encoded by the exons ATGTCGTCCAAGTTTGGTCATTGGAGAACCTTGCTTCTTCAACTCTTTCGTAAGACAGACGACTCTTCCTCGACATATCGTCGTCGTCGGGTATCCGAACCTCTGCAggcctcctcctcctcctcctcctcctcggTCGCCATGGTCCCATTTGGATCCACAACTTATATGTCATCCCTACTCAGATCCTACTGTTGTCGTCCCAGCTG GATGAGAcgagagaaagaggaaagtAAAGATGAAGATCGGCCATCaatatcaacttttttcttcttcgtccCTCCTAATTG GGCAAAGTGGATTTTTGGAGCCCTATTGTCCCTATTGGTACCCAATTGgaataaattgcaaagaatTGAAG ATGAAGCGGAAATGGTGATCGAAGAGGCGGAAAATGTAGCAGAAGTAGTAGAAAAGGTAGCAGAACTAACAGAGAAAGtatcaacaaaaatttgtGAGAAACTTCCTGAGAAGAGTAAGCTGAAAGAGGCAGCTGAAGTTGTAGAAAGTTATTCTAAGGAAATTGCCCATGATGCTCACCTAACACAAGATATCCTCCACAAG GTGGAAGAGTGGAAACTAAAAGTAGATAAGTCGAAGATAGATACGAACGAACCgaataaagaagaaataaggCAGATTAGAGCAAACAAGTGA
- the LOC105436237 gene encoding classical arabinogalactan protein 10 has protein sequence MASLPITLMALTALFLITSTFAQSPAPSPKKSHHPHSHSPSPHNSPILSHKSVSSPSPSPSPSPVASSSLPPANALAPALLFNDAITNTFAVSASLFTAVSAAAFLF, from the coding sequence ATGGCTTCCCTCCCCATCACACTTATGGCACTAACGGCCCTATTCCTCATCACCTCCACCTTCGCTCAGTCTCCAGCCCCGTCGCCCAAGAAATCACACCACCCCCACTCCCACTCTCCCTCTCCCCATAATTCCCCTATCCTTTCTCACAAATCGGTGTCTTCACCTTCGCCTTCACCGTCGCCTTCTCCAGTCGCTTCTTCCTCACTCCCTCCGGCCAATGCTCTTGCTCCTGCTCTTCTCTTTAATGATGCTATTACCAACACTTTCGCTGTCTCGGCTTCTCTCTTCACCGCCGTCTCCGCCGCTGCTTTCCTCTTCTAG
- the LOC101205649 gene encoding dehydrodolichyl diphosphate synthase 6, with protein MGVGDVCTNFWVTFNQIFEHVISLFRRFLFVVLSMGSIPAHVAFIMDGNRRYAKKKKLAEGAGHRIGYLALTFMLKYCYELGVKYVTIYAFSIDNFRRSPEEVQGVMDLMLEKVELLIREESLVNQYGVRLRFIGNLRLLSAPVRDAIERAMEATRNNNKAELSICIAYTSTDEIVHAVERSCEEKWNEMNSKTANGVGYGFGKLGVANNGDNSITLADVEKHMYTAATPDPDILIRTSGEARLSNFLLWQTSSCYLYSPSALWPEINFWYFLWAILNFQRNNHHLVKKRKQL; from the coding sequence ATGGGAGTTGGAGATGTGTGTACGAATTTTTGGGTTACATTTAATCAAATCTTTGAACAtgttattagtttatttaggAGATTCCTTTTCGTAGTTCTATCGATGGGTTCGATTCCTGCTCATGTTGCTTTTATAATGGATGGGAATAGGAGatatgcaaagaaaaaaaagctgGCTGAAGGAGCTGGCCATAGGATTGGGTATTTGGCTTTGACATTCATGCTCAAATACTGCTATGAATTGGGTGTGAAGTATGTAACTATTTATGCCTTCAGCATTGATAATTTTAGAAGAAGTCCAGAAGAAGTTCAAGGTGTGATGGATCTGATGTTGgaaaaagttgaattattGATTAGAGAAGAAAGCCTTGTGAATCAATATGGAGTTAGACTTCGTTTTATAGGAAACTTAAGATTATTAAGTGCACCTGTGAGGGATGCAATTGAAAGAGCTATGGAAGCCACTAGAAACAATAACAAAGCAGAACTTTCCATCTGTATTGCTTACACTTCCACTGATGAAATTGTTCATGCCGTTGAAAGGTCTTGTGAAGAGAAATGGAATGAGATGAATTCAAAAACTGCAAATGGAGTAGGATATGGTTTTGGCAAATTAGGTGTGGCTAACAATGGTGACAACTCCATAACATTAGCTGATGTTGAGAAGCATATGTATACAGCCGCTACTCCCGACCCCGATATATTAATTCGCACATCGGGAGAGGCCCGCTTGAGCAATTTCCTTTTGTGGCAGACATCTTCATGTTATTTGTATTCTCCTTCCGCCCTTTGGccagaaattaatttttggtattttctgTGGGCAATCTTGAACTTTCAAAGAAATAATCATCATTTggtaaagaaaaggaaacagtTATAA